In Phormidium yuhuli AB48, one genomic interval encodes:
- the recJ gene encoding single-stranded-DNA-specific exonuclease RecJ — MPPHLPNQRWTLADLPDAEIQSLAESLNVSPLIAQILMERGFESPEMARIFLEPDSLELPPPIQDFPDLAISLDLIVEMIETERPIAICGDYDADGMTSTALLLRALGRLGAKVDYAIPSRMSDGYGINSRLVNEFAEADVGLIITVDNGISAYGPVEEARELGMEVIITDHHDLPEVIPPASSILNPKMAPENSPYRGMAGVGVAYMLAMHLAEHFKQGDAFRLPMLELLTLGTIADLAPLTGVNRYWVSQGLHLLANSQIPGIQALVQVSGTGDKTQKALKPDAIGFRLGPRINAVGRIGDPQLVIELLSTDDAGIALERAMQCEQINRTRQEMCEEIEREAIAWSDSLRDRLPETRVLVPLQANWHHGVIGIVASRLVERYGVPVFICTYEDEELQQVRGSARGIPEFNVFEALNYCGDLLTKYGGHPAAGGFSLPEANLEAFRERLSEFACHCLQPEHLKPLIRLSGELTFEELDLERFEEVEQLQPFGIGNPTPVFYSSQVRVLNQKTVGKGHLKLELAQGDSETSIGAIAWRWGEYFPLPSPLDLAYKLGENEWQGQVSLQLEVVGARCPEGVVWESRKTDISSSVTPAEEEIPEARVIESTESPRTEAQKAATTTGDRLQQFKYRNRVYFCGLYAHGDRKELRIRNDRGQVLAVNQGSQTGLLGTSRQNARYVDVRERRFYDLIKAALAVLNGSSS; from the coding sequence GTGCCTCCTCATCTCCCTAACCAACGCTGGACTTTGGCGGATCTCCCTGACGCTGAGATCCAATCCCTGGCTGAATCTCTCAATGTCTCTCCCCTGATTGCCCAAATCCTCATGGAACGGGGCTTCGAGAGTCCTGAGATGGCTCGGATTTTCCTGGAACCCGACAGCCTCGAACTCCCACCCCCCATTCAGGATTTCCCCGATTTAGCGATTAGTCTCGATCTCATTGTGGAGATGATTGAGACGGAACGGCCGATCGCCATCTGTGGGGACTATGATGCTGATGGGATGACCAGTACAGCCCTGTTGTTGCGGGCTTTGGGACGCTTGGGCGCAAAGGTCGATTATGCTATCCCCAGCCGCATGAGCGATGGCTATGGCATTAACTCCCGCCTAGTCAATGAGTTTGCTGAGGCGGATGTGGGGTTAATTATCACTGTCGATAATGGCATTAGCGCCTATGGGCCGGTTGAGGAAGCCCGAGAACTGGGGATGGAAGTGATTATTACCGATCACCATGATTTGCCCGAGGTGATTCCCCCCGCCAGTTCCATTCTCAACCCCAAAATGGCCCCGGAGAACTCTCCCTATCGCGGTATGGCGGGGGTGGGGGTGGCCTATATGTTGGCCATGCACCTAGCGGAACATTTTAAACAGGGGGATGCGTTCCGACTTCCCATGTTGGAACTGCTGACGTTGGGAACGATCGCCGACTTGGCCCCCCTAACCGGTGTAAACCGATATTGGGTTTCACAGGGGTTGCACCTCCTGGCAAATTCACAAATTCCGGGCATTCAGGCGCTCGTGCAGGTGTCGGGAACGGGGGATAAGACCCAAAAAGCCCTCAAACCCGATGCCATTGGCTTCCGCCTCGGTCCTCGCATTAATGCAGTGGGGCGCATTGGCGATCCTCAGTTGGTGATTGAACTCCTCTCAACGGATGATGCGGGGATCGCCTTGGAACGGGCCATGCAATGTGAACAGATTAACCGCACCCGTCAGGAGATGTGTGAGGAGATTGAACGGGAGGCGATCGCCTGGAGTGATTCGTTGCGCGATCGCCTCCCCGAGACGCGAGTTCTGGTTCCTCTCCAGGCGAACTGGCATCATGGGGTGATTGGGATTGTGGCCTCCCGTTTGGTGGAACGCTACGGGGTTCCGGTGTTTATCTGCACCTATGAAGATGAGGAACTGCAACAGGTTCGAGGTTCGGCCCGGGGGATTCCTGAATTTAATGTCTTTGAGGCCCTGAATTATTGCGGCGATTTGCTGACCAAGTATGGGGGACATCCGGCCGCCGGAGGGTTCTCACTCCCGGAAGCCAATTTAGAGGCCTTTCGGGAGCGGTTGAGTGAGTTCGCCTGTCACTGTTTGCAACCGGAACATCTTAAACCCCTGATTCGACTGAGTGGGGAGTTGACGTTTGAGGAGTTGGATTTAGAGCGGTTTGAGGAGGTTGAACAACTGCAACCCTTTGGAATTGGTAATCCCACGCCGGTGTTTTATTCCTCTCAGGTGCGGGTTTTGAACCAGAAAACGGTGGGGAAGGGCCATCTGAAGCTAGAACTGGCTCAAGGGGACTCTGAGACATCCATTGGGGCGATCGCCTGGCGTTGGGGTGAGTATTTCCCTCTACCCAGTCCTCTGGATTTAGCCTACAAACTGGGGGAGAATGAGTGGCAAGGACAAGTTTCGCTCCAGTTGGAGGTGGTGGGGGCCCGTTGTCCTGAGGGAGTGGTATGGGAGTCTCGAAAGACTGATATCTCCTCCTCTGTTACTCCGGCTGAGGAGGAAATTCCCGAAGCCAGGGTGATTGAGTCAACGGAGAGTCCTAGGACTGAGGCCCAGAAGGCGGCGACAACCACTGGGGACAGGTTACAACAGTTTAAGTACCGAAATCGGGTCTATTTCTGTGGCCTCTATGCCCATGGAGACCGCAAAGAACTCCGCATTCGTAACGATCGCGGTCAAGTTTTGGCGGTGAATCAGGGGAGTCAGACGGGGTTGCTGGGAACGTCGCGGCAGAATGCTCGTTATGTCGATGTGCGAGAACGGCGATTTTACGATTTAATTAAAGCAGCCCTGGCCGTGTTAAACGGCTCATCATCTTAA
- the psb30 gene encoding photosystem II reaction center protein Ycf12/Psb30, translating into MEALTSALTSINWEPIFQLTFVGLILVSGPVVIFLLAFRGGDL; encoded by the coding sequence ATGGAAGCGTTAACATCAGCACTCACGTCAATCAACTGGGAACCCATTTTCCAACTCACCTTTGTTGGTTTAATTCTCGTTTCGGGACCCGTGGTGATCTTTCTCCTCGCCTTCCGGGGTGGTGACCTCTAG
- a CDS encoding YkgJ family cysteine cluster protein, with protein MATWQCVKQCGACCYLAPEERPDLEEYLSPEELQLYLSLVTESGWCRHYDHDTRECGIYEKRPSFCRVDAIEYEQRYGIAPDDLDEFAIDCCREHIADIHGDRSLEMIRFDRAVGKPRILRPQADR; from the coding sequence GTGGCAACCTGGCAATGTGTAAAACAATGTGGCGCCTGCTGTTATCTCGCCCCTGAAGAGCGTCCCGACTTAGAGGAGTATCTCTCCCCGGAAGAACTCCAGCTCTATCTCAGTCTGGTGACGGAGTCGGGTTGGTGTCGGCATTATGACCACGATACCCGAGAATGTGGCATTTATGAGAAACGCCCTAGCTTCTGTCGGGTGGATGCGATCGAGTATGAGCAGCGATATGGGATTGCGCCCGACGACCTGGATGAGTTTGCCATTGACTGCTGTCGGGAGCATATCGCAGATATTCACGGCGATCGCAGCCTAGAGATGATACGCTTTGACCGCGCCGTCGGCAAACCGCGAATTTTGCGACCCCAAGCCGATCGCTGA
- a CDS encoding TMEM165/GDT1 family protein: MKAPTSSPVQDSPERTLPSRRKASKSILGIFGSTFITIFLAEMGDKTQLTTLLMTAESDAPWVVFLGAALALITTSLIGVILGRWLANRVSEETIETFAAVILLFIAILLLGEMVSL; the protein is encoded by the coding sequence GTGAAAGCTCCCACGTCTTCCCCCGTCCAAGACTCCCCAGAGCGTACTCTTCCCTCAAGGCGCAAAGCTTCCAAATCCATCCTAGGAATTTTTGGCTCGACCTTTATCACCATTTTCTTAGCGGAAATGGGAGATAAAACCCAACTGACCACCCTCCTGATGACCGCCGAGTCTGACGCACCCTGGGTGGTCTTTTTGGGGGCCGCCTTAGCCCTAATTACCACCAGTTTAATCGGGGTTATCTTGGGGCGTTGGCTTGCCAACCGTGTGTCTGAAGAGACCATTGAGACCTTTGCCGCCGTCATTCTTCTGTTCATTGCCATTCTCCTGCTCGGAGAAATGGTGAGCCTCTAA
- a CDS encoding TMEM165/GDT1 family protein, whose amino-acid sequence MDWDLLGLTFIAVFLSELGDKSQVAAIALSGSSKSPQAVFFGTAGALVLASFLGVLAGDAVAELLPTQILKGLAALGFAFIALRLLWQDDR is encoded by the coding sequence ATGGATTGGGATTTACTCGGATTAACCTTTATCGCCGTTTTTCTCTCGGAACTGGGCGACAAAAGTCAAGTGGCGGCGATCGCCCTCAGTGGCAGTTCTAAATCACCCCAGGCTGTTTTTTTCGGAACGGCCGGCGCTTTAGTCTTAGCCAGTTTCTTGGGAGTGCTGGCCGGGGATGCCGTCGCCGAACTCCTACCCACTCAAATTCTCAAGGGCCTAGCCGCCCTTGGCTTTGCCTTCATTGCCCTACGACTACTTTGGCAGGACGACCGCTAG
- a CDS encoding RluA family pseudouridine synthase — translation MTITVDVTQGCDRLDRILSQNLKDLSRSRIQQLIEQNCVSVNGEPCLSKKLKVQAGDRLTIEIPPAEPLDIQPLEMPLDILYEDDHLLIVNKPAGLVVHPAPGHYNDTLVNALLAHCGDRLSGIGGIQRPGIVHRLDKDTTGAIVIAKSDRAHQHLQAQIQAKTARREYLGLVYGSPSQPSGTIDRPIARHPIDRKKMAIVPEADGGRLAVTHWNVQEALGNYSLVHFRLETGRTHQIRVHSASIGHPIIGDPLYGSGRSLGVNLPGQALHAWKLTLEHPHSGDTLEAIAPLPPHIKKLLQVLKRRH, via the coding sequence ATGACCATCACTGTAGATGTAACCCAAGGATGCGATCGCCTCGATCGCATCCTCTCCCAGAATCTCAAAGACCTCTCTCGATCGCGCATCCAGCAGCTCATCGAACAGAACTGCGTCTCAGTCAACGGAGAACCCTGTCTCTCCAAAAAACTGAAAGTCCAAGCGGGCGATCGCCTCACCATCGAAATTCCCCCCGCTGAACCCTTAGATATCCAACCCCTGGAGATGCCGTTGGATATTCTCTACGAAGATGACCATCTCCTAATTGTCAATAAACCCGCTGGACTGGTCGTCCATCCCGCCCCCGGCCATTACAACGACACCCTCGTCAATGCCCTACTTGCCCATTGTGGCGATCGCCTCTCCGGGATTGGCGGCATTCAGCGTCCCGGCATTGTCCACCGTCTCGACAAAGACACCACCGGGGCGATCGTCATTGCTAAGAGCGATCGCGCCCATCAGCATTTACAGGCCCAAATCCAAGCCAAAACCGCCCGTCGCGAGTATCTCGGACTAGTCTATGGCTCCCCCAGTCAGCCCTCCGGAACCATCGACCGTCCCATTGCCCGTCATCCCATCGATCGCAAAAAAATGGCGATCGTTCCCGAAGCCGACGGTGGCCGCCTTGCCGTAACCCATTGGAACGTCCAGGAAGCCCTAGGAAACTACAGTTTAGTTCATTTCCGTCTCGAAACCGGTCGCACCCACCAAATTCGCGTCCACAGCGCCTCCATCGGGCATCCAATCATTGGTGACCCCCTCTATGGTTCCGGTCGTTCCCTAGGCGTCAACCTACCCGGCCAAGCCCTCCACGCCTGGAAACTGACCCTAGAACACCCCCACTCCGGAGACACCCTCGAAGCGATCGCCCCCCTCCCCCCCCACATCAAAAAACTGCTCCAAGTCCTCAAACGCCGCCACTAA
- a CDS encoding phycobilisome rod-core linker polypeptide: protein MALPLLSYTPKSQNVRVAGYVVPGDEEPYVFDTENLPAGSDVDGFIWAAYRQIYSEHQILKSNRQTFLESQLKDGRITMRQFIRGLLLSDPFRRRNFETNSNYRFAELCVQRVLGRDVYSEREKIAWSIVIANKGVEGFVDELLNSEEYLENFGDTIVPFQRRRNLPQRAMGETPFNLKTPRYGAYHRNQLGFPQIVWQNAVRRFRPQEKQPTEGNPERFLGMARAVSSGQPSAPRPSVQNLNYMAAVPRR, encoded by the coding sequence GTGGCACTTCCCTTACTCAGTTACACGCCGAAAAGCCAGAACGTGCGTGTCGCGGGATACGTAGTTCCTGGCGACGAAGAACCTTATGTGTTCGATACAGAAAACCTGCCTGCAGGTTCAGATGTCGACGGGTTCATCTGGGCGGCGTACCGTCAGATTTATAGCGAACACCAAATCCTCAAAAGCAACCGTCAGACCTTCTTAGAGTCTCAACTCAAGGATGGCCGCATCACGATGCGTCAGTTCATTCGCGGTTTGCTGCTGTCGGATCCGTTCCGCCGTCGCAATTTTGAGACCAACAGCAACTACCGTTTTGCTGAACTCTGTGTGCAACGGGTTCTGGGACGGGATGTTTACAGCGAGCGTGAGAAAATTGCTTGGTCGATCGTGATTGCCAACAAAGGTGTTGAAGGCTTTGTGGATGAACTCCTCAACAGCGAGGAATACCTGGAAAACTTCGGTGACACGATTGTGCCTTTCCAACGTCGTCGCAATCTGCCTCAGCGGGCTATGGGTGAAACGCCCTTTAATTTGAAAACTCCCCGTTATGGTGCGTACCACCGTAATCAACTGGGCTTCCCTCAGATTGTTTGGCAAAATGCTGTACGTCGCTTCCGTCCTCAAGAGAAGCAACCCACCGAGGGCAATCCCGAACGGTTCCTCGGCATGGCTCGGGCTGTGTCTTCGGGACAACCGTCGGCACCTCGTCCTTCGGTTCAAAATCTCAACTATATGGCTGCGGTTCCCCGTCGCTAA
- a CDS encoding phycobiliprotein lyase: MTDTNPVTPADAMEFFKQSAGTWHSQRTTHHLPFRRAELGGSEIFVETLPPEDPRVVEICQMYEIDPKTASGGAFVRWNGAMQWDRDNDENHAGSTVFAIVPDAENPRQGKMLRERGYAEKVPVAGRYELDDDGGMSLITEYETMSSVERFWFPSPGVRMRTSTVKRFGGFNTATFCTESRVETAQPEMSGIPEAGEQASQSFYSLLGW; encoded by the coding sequence ATGACTGACACCAATCCAGTAACTCCCGCCGATGCGATGGAGTTCTTTAAGCAGAGTGCTGGAACCTGGCATTCTCAAAGAACCACCCATCATCTGCCCTTCCGTCGTGCTGAGTTGGGCGGCTCAGAAATTTTTGTAGAAACCCTCCCCCCTGAGGATCCTCGGGTGGTGGAGATTTGCCAGATGTACGAGATTGACCCTAAAACTGCCTCTGGGGGGGCGTTTGTTCGCTGGAATGGCGCGATGCAATGGGATCGTGACAATGATGAAAATCATGCCGGTTCCACGGTGTTTGCCATTGTCCCAGATGCTGAGAATCCCCGTCAGGGTAAGATGTTACGGGAACGGGGCTATGCGGAAAAAGTCCCGGTCGCCGGTCGCTATGAGTTGGATGATGACGGAGGCATGAGTTTAATTACGGAGTATGAAACGATGAGTTCGGTGGAGCGGTTTTGGTTTCCCAGTCCTGGGGTGCGGATGCGAACCAGTACGGTGAAACGGTTTGGCGGCTTCAATACGGCAACGTTCTGTACGGAGAGTCGTGTGGAAACGGCTCAGCCGGAGATGAGTGGCATTCCTGAGGCGGGAGAACAGGCCAGTCAGAGCTTCTATTCTCTGTTGGGTTGGTAG
- a CDS encoding class I SAM-dependent methyltransferase, with protein sequence MTSTSTHKPAWAGDDWLSRLVNQLIATPLLYRLMKQQARRVLIKTAEKNGVPWRDRVAELDTEELRASLTRITNPNLTYPDYYQVPFHAYDAGNLCWLAALEAEPATQSMALRVWKGESLTPDVAQQRLRYSFLEAIAPHLPETVQNVLDVGCSIGISTEFLHQYLQTRQSQPIETIGLDLSPQMLAVAQQRDAKEQIHQWVHGNAEATDFPDNHFDVISLQFVLHELPRHATTAIFREMRRILRPGGLLAIVDNNPKSEVIQNLPPALFILMKSTEPWSDDYYTFNVEDALNQVGLQHIETIPTDPRHRTLIARCPD encoded by the coding sequence ATGACCTCTACTTCTACCCATAAACCCGCCTGGGCCGGCGACGACTGGCTCTCTCGCCTCGTCAACCAACTCATCGCCACTCCCCTGCTGTACCGACTCATGAAACAGCAAGCGCGACGGGTGTTGATTAAAACCGCCGAAAAAAACGGCGTTCCCTGGCGCGATCGCGTCGCCGAACTGGATACTGAGGAACTTCGAGCCAGTTTAACCCGTATTACCAACCCCAATCTAACCTATCCCGACTATTACCAGGTTCCCTTCCATGCCTACGATGCCGGGAATCTCTGCTGGTTAGCCGCCCTAGAAGCCGAACCCGCCACCCAATCAATGGCGTTACGAGTTTGGAAAGGAGAATCCCTCACCCCAGACGTCGCCCAACAGCGTCTGCGCTACTCCTTCCTAGAGGCGATCGCCCCCCATCTCCCCGAAACCGTGCAAAATGTTCTCGATGTCGGCTGTTCCATCGGCATTTCCACAGAATTTCTCCATCAATACCTACAAACTCGTCAATCCCAGCCCATTGAGACCATTGGCTTAGACTTATCCCCCCAGATGCTCGCCGTCGCCCAACAGCGGGACGCCAAAGAACAAATTCACCAATGGGTGCATGGGAATGCCGAAGCCACAGACTTTCCCGACAACCACTTCGATGTCATCAGCCTCCAGTTCGTTCTCCATGAACTGCCGCGCCACGCCACAACCGCCATTTTCCGAGAAATGCGACGCATCTTGCGCCCCGGTGGACTCTTAGCCATTGTTGACAACAACCCCAAATCCGAAGTTATCCAAAATCTGCCACCCGCCCTATTCATCCTTATGAAAAGTACCGAGCCGTGGAGCGACGATTACTATACCTTTAACGTCGAAGATGCCTTAAACCAAGTTGGTTTGCAGCATATTGAGACAATTCCTACTGATCCCCGCCACCGAACCCTCATCGCTCGTTGCCCCGATTGA
- the rplS gene encoding 50S ribosomal protein L19, which translates to MKGQQIIQAIESEYLKSDLPKLYVGDTVRVGVVIQEGGKERIQPYEGTIIAMRNGGINETITVRRIFQGVGVERVFLLHSPRVSYINVVRRGKARRAKLYYLRDRVGKATRLKQRFDRPIAKAGK; encoded by the coding sequence ATGAAGGGTCAACAAATCATTCAGGCGATCGAATCTGAGTATCTCAAATCCGATCTGCCCAAACTCTATGTCGGCGATACCGTCCGCGTCGGAGTCGTCATCCAGGAAGGGGGTAAAGAGCGGATTCAGCCCTACGAGGGAACCATTATTGCCATGCGCAATGGCGGTATTAACGAAACCATTACCGTGCGCCGCATCTTCCAAGGCGTTGGTGTTGAGCGAGTCTTTCTGCTCCATTCCCCGAGAGTCAGTTATATAAATGTTGTGCGTCGGGGTAAAGCTCGTCGTGCCAAACTGTACTATCTGCGCGATCGCGTGGGTAAAGCCACTCGCCTCAAACAGCGTTTCGATCGCCCCATCGCCAAAGCTGGCAAATAG
- the secE gene encoding preprotein translocase subunit SecE, whose product MAKKKEANLQQTSSKFDPIKFLQEAKEELSKVVWPSRQQVISESVAVLLMVVLLASAIYLVDNLFGWAAQQIF is encoded by the coding sequence GTGGCGAAGAAAAAAGAAGCCAATCTGCAACAGACGAGTTCAAAATTCGATCCGATCAAGTTCCTTCAAGAAGCCAAAGAGGAACTTTCTAAGGTCGTCTGGCCCTCAAGACAACAAGTCATTAGCGAGTCCGTCGCTGTCTTGTTAATGGTTGTTCTTTTAGCGAGTGCCATCTACTTAGTCGATAACCTGTTCGGTTGGGCTGCACAACAGATATTCTGA
- the nusG gene encoding transcription termination/antitermination protein NusG: protein MTFSSNQSYESDAPWDDNGSDESQLAPQESQLPRARWYAVQVASGCEKRVKANIDQRKETLDVADRILQIAIPQTPAVKVRKDGARQNIEEKVFPGYVLIQMRMDDEVWQVVKNTPHVINFVGAEQKRRYGRGRGHVKPMPLSPSEVERIFKQTGEQEPVVKIDMDAGDKIVVLSGPFKDFEGEVIEVSPERSKLKALLSIFGRDTPVELEFNQVEKQS from the coding sequence ATGACATTTTCATCGAACCAATCCTACGAATCCGATGCTCCCTGGGACGATAACGGCTCAGACGAGTCTCAACTGGCTCCCCAAGAGTCTCAACTGCCCCGCGCCCGTTGGTATGCGGTGCAGGTCGCCTCAGGCTGCGAAAAACGAGTGAAAGCCAACATCGATCAACGGAAAGAAACCCTAGACGTTGCCGATCGCATTCTACAAATCGCCATCCCGCAAACCCCCGCCGTCAAAGTTCGCAAAGACGGCGCCAGACAGAACATTGAAGAGAAAGTCTTTCCCGGATATGTTCTCATTCAAATGCGCATGGATGACGAAGTTTGGCAAGTTGTCAAAAACACCCCCCATGTGATTAACTTTGTCGGGGCAGAACAGAAGCGGCGCTATGGACGAGGACGGGGTCACGTCAAACCCATGCCCCTGAGTCCCTCAGAAGTCGAGCGTATCTTCAAACAGACCGGAGAACAAGAACCCGTTGTCAAAATTGACATGGATGCCGGCGACAAAATCGTCGTCTTGTCCGGGCCCTTTAAAGACTTTGAAGGCGAAGTCATTGAAGTTAGCCCCGAACGCAGCAAACTCAAAGCCTTGCTGTCTATCTTTGGGCGCGATACCCCTGTAGAATTAGAGTTCAACCAAGTCGAAAAACAGAGTTAA
- the rplK gene encoding 50S ribosomal protein L11: MAKKVVALIKLAIPAGKANPAPPIGPALGQHGVNIMQFCKEYNAKTADQAGTIVPVEISVYEDRSFTFILKTPPASVLIKKAAGIEKGSGEPNRSQVGSIGRDQLREIAETKMPDLNANDIEAAMKIIEGTARNMGVKIEG; encoded by the coding sequence ATGGCTAAAAAAGTAGTTGCGCTCATCAAGCTCGCCATTCCGGCGGGCAAAGCCAATCCTGCGCCTCCCATTGGTCCGGCATTAGGTCAGCATGGTGTTAATATCATGCAGTTCTGCAAAGAATATAACGCTAAGACCGCTGACCAAGCCGGGACTATCGTTCCCGTCGAGATCTCCGTTTACGAAGATCGCAGTTTCACCTTCATTCTCAAAACCCCTCCCGCCTCCGTATTAATCAAAAAGGCTGCTGGAATTGAGAAAGGCTCCGGAGAACCCAACCGTAGCCAAGTCGGTAGTATCGGACGGGATCAACTGCGCGAAATCGCCGAGACCAAAATGCCCGACCTCAACGCCAACGACATCGAGGCGGCCATGAAAATTATCGAGGGAACCGCCCGCAACATGGGTGTTAAAATCGAAGGCTAA
- the rplA gene encoding 50S ribosomal protein L1, translating to MTRKLSRRLRELQQKVEERPYEPTEALKLLKETATAKFPESAEAHIRLGIDPKYSDQQLRTTVALPKGTGQTIRVAVIARGEKVQEAANAGADLYGSEELIQEIQQGRLDFDLLIATPDMMPQVAKLGRVLGPKGLMPSPKGGSVTTDLEQAISEFKAGKLEFRADRTGIVHVMFGKADFSVEDLLINLKALQDCIERNRPSGAKGRYWRSIYVSSTMGPSVEVDINALRDLKMTDLMAA from the coding sequence ATGACCAGAAAACTCTCACGTCGACTGCGGGAACTCCAGCAAAAAGTAGAGGAGCGTCCCTACGAACCCACCGAAGCCCTCAAACTCCTCAAAGAGACGGCGACGGCCAAATTCCCCGAATCCGCAGAAGCTCACATTCGTCTGGGAATCGACCCCAAATATAGCGACCAGCAACTCCGGACTACCGTGGCCCTGCCCAAAGGAACCGGGCAAACCATCCGCGTCGCCGTCATTGCTCGCGGTGAAAAAGTCCAGGAAGCCGCCAACGCGGGTGCAGACCTGTATGGGTCCGAAGAACTCATCCAAGAAATCCAACAAGGTCGCCTCGACTTCGACCTATTGATCGCCACCCCTGATATGATGCCCCAGGTGGCTAAACTCGGTCGTGTCCTCGGTCCTAAAGGTTTAATGCCTTCTCCCAAAGGGGGCAGCGTCACCACTGACTTAGAACAGGCCATTTCTGAGTTCAAAGCTGGTAAACTGGAATTTCGGGCCGATCGCACCGGTATTGTCCACGTGATGTTCGGCAAAGCAGACTTTTCAGTTGAAGATCTGTTAATCAACCTGAAAGCGCTTCAAGACTGTATTGAGCGTAACCGTCCCTCTGGAGCCAAAGGACGCTACTGGCGTAGCATTTATGTCTCCTCCACCATGGGACCGTCCGTAGAAGTCGATATTAACGCCCTACGGGACTTAAAAATGACCGACTTGATGGCTGCATAA
- the rplJ gene encoding 50S ribosomal protein L10, whose amino-acid sequence MGRTLENKQAIVAELKETLSESQLAVVIDYKGLSVAQMTDLRGRLRETDAVCKVTKNTLMRIAVEGDENWEPMTEFLEGSSAFLFAKDDFGTAIKAYQAFQKDTKKTELRGGVLEGQKLSPDDIKALTELPTKEELIARIAAAINSIPTKLAVGTNAVPKKLAVGIKEVPASLVRAVKAVSEKDQ is encoded by the coding sequence TTGGGCAGAACATTAGAAAACAAACAAGCGATCGTCGCTGAACTCAAGGAAACACTGAGCGAATCTCAGCTTGCTGTAGTCATCGACTACAAAGGGCTATCCGTCGCCCAGATGACCGACCTACGCGGACGACTCCGGGAAACCGACGCCGTCTGCAAGGTGACCAAAAACACCCTCATGCGCATCGCCGTAGAAGGGGATGAAAACTGGGAACCGATGACCGAGTTCCTCGAAGGATCTTCGGCATTTCTTTTCGCCAAGGATGACTTTGGTACGGCCATTAAAGCCTACCAAGCCTTTCAGAAAGACACCAAAAAGACCGAACTCCGGGGTGGTGTTTTAGAAGGGCAAAAGCTCAGCCCTGACGATATCAAAGCCTTAACCGAACTGCCAACCAAGGAAGAGCTTATTGCACGCATCGCCGCTGCAATCAACTCCATCCCCACGAAACTGGCTGTGGGCACCAACGCGGTACCGAAAAAACTGGCTGTGGGTATCAAAGAGGTTCCCGCGTCTTTGGTTCGCGCTGTCAAAGCGGTCTCCGAAAAAGACCAATAA
- the rplL gene encoding 50S ribosomal protein L7/L12, translated as MSEQTDQILEQLKSLSLLEASELVKQIEEAFGVDASASAGGGMMMMAPGMMAGGAAAAEEEEEKTEFDVILEEVPADKKIAILKVVRGLTGLGLKEAKEMVESTPKAIKEAVAKDAAEDAKKQIEEAGGKVSVK; from the coding sequence ATGTCTGAACAAACCGATCAAATTCTGGAACAACTCAAATCCCTCTCTCTGTTAGAGGCCTCTGAACTCGTCAAACAAATCGAAGAAGCCTTCGGTGTTGACGCCTCAGCTTCCGCTGGTGGCGGCATGATGATGATGGCCCCCGGCATGATGGCTGGCGGTGCGGCTGCGGCTGAGGAAGAAGAAGAGAAAACCGAATTCGACGTGATTCTCGAAGAAGTTCCTGCCGACAAGAAAATCGCCATCCTCAAAGTTGTGCGCGGCCTGACCGGACTTGGCCTCAAAGAAGCCAAAGAAATGGTCGAAAGTACGCCTAAAGCCATCAAAGAAGCCGTTGCTAAAGATGCGGCTGAAGATGCTAAGAAACAAATCGAAGAAGCTGGCGGAAAAGTCTCCGTCAAGTAA